DNA from Paenibacillus sp. JQZ6Y-1:
TGGCATGAGGCGGCTGTCGAATAGAGGAATGAATTCGTTTATATGCAAAGAAGCCCGGTGGTTGCACCATATGCGTTTATAGCATTTGGTCGCAATCACCGGGCTTTGTGCTGTTTCTTTAGGACAATCCGTAAAACCGCTGTGCGTTAGCGTACAGTAAGGCAGCCGCATCGCCCACATCCATGTTCTGAATCGCTGCCCATTCGCGGCATACATCCACTACCATGCTCGGCATTGTCGGCTTACCAGCGAACATATGCTCAAATGGCCACGGTCCATCTGTTTCGGTCATCACCAGCTCGCGAGGATAGGCAGCTGCCAGCTCACGGATGTCATGCTCATATGCAATATCTGGGGTGAATGAAATGAAATACCCACGCTCCGCCATACGCTGGATCGTCTGTGCCGAGCCTTTGAACCAGTGAAAGTGAGCACGTTCGATTCCATGCTGATCCAGCATATCGCATACGATATCGGCATCCTCGTACACCGCATGCAGCACGACAGGCTTGTCATGCAAACGACCCAAGCGCAAATATTGATCTAGCAGATCAATATACCCTTGCTTATCCAGCGTGGAGCCTTGCGCCGCCCATTCCTGACGGCGATAATAC
Protein-coding regions in this window:
- a CDS encoding TatD family hydrolase, with translation MKWIDTHIHLDQYSDTDIRTMIRELPRYGVAQLIAVSMNRESCMRTEQLARQYPGIVQPAYGYHPEQPLPQQHQTKILLEWIEARIHEMVAIGEIGLPYYRRQEWAAQGSTLDKQGYIDLLDQYLRLGRLHDKPVVLHAVYEDADIVCDMLDQHGIERAHFHWFKGSAQTIQRMAERGYFISFTPDIAYEHDIRELAAAYPRELVMTETDGPWPFEHMFAGKPTMPSMVVDVCREWAAIQNMDVGDAAALLYANAQRFYGLS